In one Hymenobacter sp. DG25B genomic region, the following are encoded:
- a CDS encoding MFS transporter — MTSSPSFPPAPRHDPYAALRIPEFRRLIGARVCLVVATQMQAVVVGWQIYQLTKDPLALGLIGLAEAVPSIVVSLYAGHLADSVRRKNIILAAVVVLLFCAAALLSFTRPEGAGWLLRYHALPLYAVIFTSGLARGFLGPALFSFMPQLLPDRERLANAITWNSSTWQAAAVLGPAIGGLVYAKLGISAAYLTDVVLTTLSLALFLSIAGRPLPPIEGQRLGLKESVLSGVQFIFQNQIVLAALSLDLFAVLFGGAVALLPIFADEILHTGAEGLGYLRAAPAVGSVLMAVLLTYFPLRRHAGRKLLWAVAGFGVATILFALSRNFWLSLVLLFMTGIFDSVSVIVRSTLLHTFTPEYMKGRVSAVNNIFIGSSNEIGAFESGATARLLGTVTSVVLGGTMTLVVVAVTAWRANQLRVLDLSPKQETEPVKA; from the coding sequence ATGACATCTTCTCCCAGCTTTCCTCCAGCGCCCCGGCATGACCCCTATGCGGCCCTGCGCATTCCTGAGTTCCGGCGCCTGATTGGGGCCCGCGTGTGCCTGGTGGTAGCTACCCAAATGCAGGCGGTAGTAGTGGGCTGGCAGATCTATCAGCTTACCAAAGACCCCCTGGCGCTGGGCCTTATTGGCCTGGCCGAAGCCGTGCCCAGCATTGTGGTATCGTTATACGCCGGCCACCTGGCCGATTCTGTGCGCCGCAAGAATATTATTCTGGCCGCCGTGGTGGTGCTGCTGTTCTGTGCGGCGGCGTTGCTCTCCTTTACCCGCCCGGAAGGCGCCGGCTGGCTGCTGCGCTATCATGCGCTGCCTTTATACGCCGTTATTTTTACCAGTGGGCTGGCGCGCGGTTTCCTGGGGCCGGCTTTGTTTTCCTTTATGCCCCAGCTGCTGCCCGACCGGGAGCGGCTGGCCAATGCCATAACCTGGAACAGCTCTACCTGGCAGGCTGCCGCCGTGCTGGGCCCGGCCATTGGTGGACTGGTGTATGCCAAGCTGGGTATTTCCGCCGCTTACCTCACCGATGTAGTGCTGACCACTCTTTCCCTGGCGCTCTTTCTGAGTATTGCTGGGCGCCCGCTGCCGCCTATAGAAGGCCAGCGCCTGGGGCTAAAGGAAAGCGTGCTGAGCGGGGTGCAGTTCATCTTCCAAAACCAGATTGTACTGGCTGCCTTGTCGCTGGATCTGTTTGCCGTGCTGTTTGGTGGTGCGGTGGCGCTGCTGCCCATTTTTGCCGATGAGATTCTGCACACCGGCGCCGAGGGGCTGGGCTACCTGCGGGCCGCGCCGGCCGTAGGCTCCGTGCTGATGGCGGTGCTGCTGACGTACTTCCCGCTGCGCCGGCACGCCGGCCGCAAGCTCCTGTGGGCGGTGGCGGGCTTTGGCGTAGCTACTATTCTGTTTGCGCTATCCCGCAACTTCTGGCTGTCCCTGGTGCTGCTGTTCATGACGGGCATCTTCGATTCCGTGTCCGTGATTGTGCGCTCCACGCTGTTGCACACCTTCACGCCGGAGTACATGAAAGGGCGCGTTTCGGCGGTAAACAACATCTTTATTGGCTCTTCCAATGAAATCGGCGCCTTTGAGTCGGGAGCCACGGCGCGGCTGCTGGGCACGGTTACCTCGGTGGTGCTGGGCGGCACCATGACGCTGGTAGTGGTGGCCGTAACGGCCTGGCGCGCCAACCAGCTGCGCGTACTGGACTTATCTCCAAAACAGGAAACCGAGCCGGTGAAGGCCTGA
- a CDS encoding alpha/beta hydrolase family protein produces the protein MNTSLLALRRFCAFVLLILLPGILLAGPEDQKLNGQWSGMLKVGGTEMEMIVTIVPLSTGGYYAALDIPKQKISRMPMQASLTNQDVLLKIDQAGSRFTGKLNTAGTAMTGTWQQPGITSPLVLKRISTSILNATFNAAPPYRREEVIVPNKPFKLRLGATLTMPNGAGPFPAVALVSDLGAQDRDASQEQYRMFAILADYLTRRGFAVLRYDDRGVGKSNGKYYAATTADLVTDAQAAMGFLRAHYRVKKNQVGLIGHGEGANIALLAAAQPKGPDFIVSLAGSGQSGHAVMQQQQVEILRLIGANANQVKSALALDNQMVNVIRQNPDNKLARAKLGVLLRQINNDLAFTMVQARVDQLTSPWYRYYLDFNPSAKLPAVKCPVLAMNGTADLQVMANKNLSLLHKGLRNSRKVTIVKLPGVNHLFQPDRNEWALINNEQQPVFAPKALATIDVWLKNRTKTRTSFTAPIKAKLAAPLRKPATDKTASR, from the coding sequence ATGAATACAAGCTTACTCGCCCTGCGCAGGTTCTGTGCCTTTGTGCTGTTGATTCTCCTGCCGGGTATTTTGTTGGCCGGGCCCGAAGACCAAAAGCTCAACGGCCAATGGTCGGGGATGCTGAAAGTAGGCGGCACAGAGATGGAGATGATTGTGACCATTGTGCCGCTCTCCACCGGGGGCTATTATGCGGCGCTGGATATTCCCAAGCAGAAAATCAGCCGCATGCCTATGCAGGCATCCTTAACCAACCAGGATGTGCTGCTGAAGATTGACCAGGCCGGCAGCCGCTTCACGGGCAAGCTGAATACTGCGGGCACGGCTATGACGGGCACCTGGCAACAGCCGGGCATTACCAGCCCACTGGTACTCAAGCGTATTTCCACTTCTATTCTGAACGCTACTTTCAACGCGGCGCCGCCTTACCGGCGCGAGGAAGTGATTGTGCCCAACAAGCCGTTTAAACTGCGCCTGGGTGCTACCCTAACCATGCCCAACGGGGCCGGCCCTTTCCCCGCTGTGGCCTTGGTATCGGACCTGGGCGCGCAGGACCGCGACGCTTCCCAGGAGCAATACCGCATGTTTGCTATTCTGGCCGACTACCTCACGCGCCGGGGCTTTGCCGTGTTGCGCTACGATGACCGGGGCGTGGGCAAATCAAACGGCAAATACTACGCCGCCACCACCGCCGACCTGGTGACCGATGCGCAGGCCGCTATGGGTTTCCTGCGGGCGCACTATCGGGTAAAGAAAAACCAGGTGGGTTTGATTGGGCATGGCGAGGGCGCCAACATTGCGCTCCTGGCCGCCGCGCAGCCCAAAGGCCCCGATTTTATAGTCTCCCTGGCGGGCTCCGGGCAAAGTGGCCACGCCGTGATGCAGCAGCAGCAGGTAGAAATTCTGCGCCTGATTGGCGCTAATGCCAACCAGGTGAAATCGGCCCTGGCCCTGGATAATCAGATGGTAAATGTAATTCGCCAGAACCCCGACAATAAGCTGGCTCGCGCTAAACTGGGCGTGTTGCTGCGCCAGATTAACAACGACCTGGCGTTTACCATGGTGCAGGCCCGCGTAGACCAACTGACCTCGCCCTGGTACCGCTACTACCTGGACTTCAACCCAAGCGCCAAGCTCCCCGCCGTGAAATGCCCCGTGCTGGCCATGAACGGCACCGCCGACCTACAGGTAATGGCCAACAAAAATCTTTCGCTCTTGCACAAAGGCCTCCGCAACAGCCGCAAAGTCACCATTGTAAAGCTGCCCGGCGTAAACCACCTGTTCCAGCCCGACCGCAACGAATGGGCGCTAATTAATAACGAGCAACAGCCGGTTTTTGCCCCCAAGGCTTTGGCTACCATAGATGTATGGCTGAAAAACCGCACCAAAACCAGAACCTCCTTCACAGCCCCTATTAAAGCTAAGCTGGCGGCACCGCTACGTAAGCCAGCTACCGATAAAACTGCCAGCCGGTAA
- a CDS encoding alpha/beta hydrolase produces the protein MRSTFFACLLLLISFSVAFGQRTPGLAGQWAGTLKLPNGGALPLLIAMQDANGRRTATLDVPSQGASGILVDQVLVRGDSVLLAINTIKARYAGRLSADGRQMQGFWRQNNARLPLTLVRSSVGAPPAAAAPATSGRPGAKQNRPQEPVAPFPYREEEVKFTNRAGGVTLGGTLTVPPGAGPFPAVVLLSGSGAQDRDESVFGHRPFRVIADYLTRRGIAVLRFDDRGVGQSTGNAKTATAGDYTTDAQAALAFLRTRREINGKQLGLIGHSEGGTAAIAAAGQPQGPAFLVLLATPGVPGPDLITRQALDQARLKTTNPKILAGVEQRQRNLLGIVQRIADNNAAQAQLVAALIPPIDLPPEQAAQIKAVAQGQAALMVTPAYRYLLNDNPQKTLKAVRCPVLALGGSKDLQVASCVNLPAIEKTLKAVPNRDVTVKELPGLNHLFQTANTGGVGEYAQLEETFSPTALKIIGDWVTEHTKR, from the coding sequence ATGCGTTCTACCTTCTTTGCCTGCCTGCTTCTATTAATTTCCTTTTCGGTGGCTTTCGGGCAGCGTACGCCCGGGCTGGCCGGCCAATGGGCCGGCACCCTGAAGCTGCCTAATGGCGGCGCCCTGCCCCTGCTCATTGCCATGCAGGATGCCAACGGCCGCCGCACCGCCACGCTGGACGTGCCCAGCCAGGGCGCAAGCGGCATTCTGGTAGACCAGGTACTCGTGCGCGGTGATAGTGTGCTACTGGCCATCAATACCATAAAAGCCCGCTATGCCGGCCGGCTCAGCGCCGATGGCCGTCAGATGCAGGGCTTCTGGCGCCAGAATAATGCCCGCTTGCCCCTTACCTTGGTGCGTAGCTCGGTAGGCGCGCCACCGGCCGCGGCGGCCCCGGCTACTTCCGGGCGGCCCGGCGCCAAACAAAACCGCCCTCAGGAGCCGGTAGCGCCCTTCCCCTACCGTGAGGAAGAAGTCAAATTCACGAACCGGGCGGGCGGCGTTACGCTGGGTGGCACGCTCACGGTGCCGCCTGGTGCGGGACCCTTCCCGGCGGTGGTGCTGCTCTCCGGCTCCGGCGCCCAGGACCGCGACGAATCTGTTTTCGGCCACCGCCCTTTCCGGGTAATAGCCGATTATCTGACCCGCCGCGGCATTGCCGTGCTGCGCTTCGATGACCGGGGCGTGGGCCAGTCTACCGGCAACGCCAAAACCGCCACGGCCGGCGACTACACCACCGACGCCCAGGCGGCGCTGGCTTTTCTGCGCACCCGCCGTGAAATCAATGGCAAGCAGCTGGGCCTGATTGGGCACAGCGAGGGCGGCACGGCCGCTATTGCTGCCGCCGGCCAGCCCCAAGGCCCGGCCTTTCTGGTGCTGCTGGCCACGCCCGGCGTGCCCGGCCCCGATTTAATTACTCGTCAGGCCCTGGATCAGGCCCGCCTCAAGACTACCAACCCTAAAATTCTGGCCGGGGTAGAACAGCGCCAGCGCAACCTGCTCGGCATTGTGCAGCGCATCGCCGATAACAATGCTGCCCAGGCCCAGCTGGTGGCCGCCCTCATCCCCCCCATTGACCTGCCTCCCGAGCAGGCGGCTCAGATTAAAGCCGTAGCCCAGGGCCAGGCCGCCCTCATGGTCACGCCGGCCTACCGCTATCTGCTGAACGACAACCCGCAGAAAACCCTGAAGGCCGTGCGCTGCCCGGTGCTGGCCCTGGGCGGCAGCAAAGACCTGCAGGTAGCCTCGTGCGTGAATTTGCCGGCCATTGAGAAAACCCTGAAGGCCGTGCCCAACCGCGACGTAACCGTGAAAGAGCTGCCGGGCCTGAATCATTTATTCCAGACCGCCAACACCGGCGGCGTGGGAGAATACGCACAGCTGGAAGAAACCTTCTCGCCCACTGCCCTAAAAATTATCGGCGACTGGGTGACGGAGCACACCAAGCGTTAA
- a CDS encoding SGNH/GDSL hydrolase family protein: protein MRPSILRFLSAGLVFILLSSLTGFAQTSQVPAIDPAQWAEELRAFARQDSLTPPPRKPILFYGSSSIRKWETLPQDFPGRPVLNRGFGGSRFPDAIYFFEKLVVPYQPRQVLLYEGDNDINAGATPQEVYASFLAFEKLMRQNKKLRRVPVVFLSIKPSPSRWALYPRMQEANALIRQYIEQHPKRLTYVDVSTPMLGPNGKPRPDLYVSDSLHMTRAGYEIWTRVVAPYLKK, encoded by the coding sequence ATGCGTCCATCTATCCTTCGTTTCCTGAGTGCAGGGCTGGTTTTTATCCTGCTAAGCAGCCTCACGGGTTTTGCCCAGACTTCCCAGGTGCCGGCTATTGATCCGGCCCAATGGGCGGAGGAACTGCGCGCCTTTGCCCGGCAGGACAGCCTCACGCCGCCTCCCCGCAAGCCCATTCTGTTCTATGGCAGCTCGTCTATCAGGAAGTGGGAAACGCTGCCGCAAGACTTCCCCGGCCGGCCCGTGCTCAACCGCGGCTTCGGAGGCTCCCGCTTTCCCGATGCTATTTACTTTTTCGAGAAGCTGGTGGTGCCCTACCAGCCGCGACAGGTACTGCTTTATGAGGGCGACAACGATATTAACGCCGGGGCTACGCCGCAGGAAGTGTATGCATCGTTTCTGGCGTTTGAGAAGCTGATGCGCCAGAACAAAAAGCTGCGCCGCGTGCCCGTCGTGTTCCTGTCCATCAAACCCAGCCCCTCGCGCTGGGCGCTTTATCCCAGGATGCAGGAGGCCAACGCCCTCATCCGCCAGTACATTGAGCAACATCCCAAACGGCTTACATACGTGGATGTGAGCACGCCTATGCTGGGCCCAAACGGCAAGCCCCGCCCGGATCTTTATGTGTCAGACAGCCTGCACATGACCCGCGCCGGGTATGAGATTTGGACGCGCGTGGTAGCGCCGTATTTGAAGAAGTAG